In a genomic window of Trichoderma atroviride chromosome 4, complete sequence:
- a CDS encoding uncharacterized protein (TransMembrane:1 (o574-594i)): MRVAIIGGGPSGIVQLKTLTEAHRRFPVPPFEVRLFESQDRLGGIFSSHSYEEAELVSSKYLTTFSDFRARSDDDDFFTTDRYLEYLDDYATHFKLWPYINLNTWVKSIRRGSSSEHIVTYRTLTGEEIEWECDAIAVCSGVHATPNIPDLPGVEHVPVVIHSCEFKSREQFGKGKTVMVVGSGETGADIAYLAVTGDTDRVILCHRDGWLGAPKRVPGQRFLPWLLGSKPYEYLQLPLDVSQITLFDSMYVHPMVRDSMIIWNFYHFVALPAGCWLCGGSPYGVDQFVGQIYSERFHASRVFFNKAWQRISNHVSAPWRPSKWPLATRIRRFFFNTDIPPTSRIIEVAPIPSHISKDGTAHFPLNGRPESVRINETVVKPDVVVFATGYLPSFPFLNKSRQTNDKPYPTAWHADVRQIWSSDEPTVGFIGFIRPGFGAIPPLAEMQSMLFTMNLMNRIPKPLHPDDEWHYRIIRPPDARVFYGVEHDSYAYQLAKDIDAAPTFTEVLKLALRTKNGWRLPYVWAAGACFNTKFRMKGPWKWDGAGEVMTGELWETIQRRDGLFGNIPLSIIPLIYLGLVNLSFLLYALFWGFFAKLRLARPIIIRNEPKRIMQEMERLHRKKENR; this comes from the exons atgcgcgttgccatcatcggcggcgGTCCTTCGGGCATCGTACAACTCAAGACACTTACCGAAGCCCATCGGCGCTTTCCCGTCCCGCCCTTTGAGGTTCGACTCTTTGAATCCCAAGACAGGCTTGGTGGTATCTTTTCAAGTCATAGCTACGAAGAGGCCGAGCTGGTCTCGTCGAAGTATCTAACCACCTTCTCTGACTTTCGCGCTCgtagcgatgatgacgatttCTTCACTACCGATCGCTACCTCGAGTATCTTGACGATTACGCCACGCATTTCAAGCTGTGGCCTTATATCAACTTGAATACATGGGTCAAGTCAATTCGAAGAGGTAGCTCAAGTGAGCACATTGTCACTTACCGGACATTGACcggcgaggagattgagTGGGAATGCGATGCCATTGCAGTTTGCTCCGGCGTGCACGCCACTCCGAATATTCCGGATTTGCCAGGCGTCGAACATGTCCCCGTCGTGATACATTCCTGTGAATTCAAGTCCCGGGAGCAGTTTGGGAAGGGCAAGACGGTCATGGTCGTTGGAAGTGGCGAGACTGGTGCAGATATTGCCTACTTGGCAGTGACAGGGGATACGGACAGAGTCATTCTATGCCATCGCGATGGTTGGCTCGGAGCCCCAAAG AGAGTCCCTGGTCAGCGATTTCTGCCCTGGCTCCTTGGCTCCAAGCCTTATGAGTATCTGCAGCTACCCCTCGATGTATCTCAAATTACCTTGTTCGACTCCATGTATGTTCATCCTATGGTAAGAGACAGTATGATAATATGGAACTTTTACCATTTCGTCGCATTGCCTGCTGGGTGCTGGCTCTGCGGCGGTTCTCCATATGGCGTCGATCAGTTTGTTGGCCAGATTTATAGTGAACGATTTCACGCATCACGAG TCTTCTTTAACAAAGCCTGGCAGCGCATCAGCAATCACGTCTCGGCTCCCTGGCGACCGTCCAAGTGGCCTCTTGCGACTCGCATccgtcgcttcttcttcaacaccgATATCCCTCCCACCTCACGCATAATAGAAGTCGCACCAATTCCTTCTCACATCTCCAAGGACGGCACGGCGCACTTCCCTCTCAACGGCCGTCCAGAGTCTGTCCGCATCAACGAGACCGTAGTCAAGCCAGACGTCGTTGTATTTGCCACTGGCTACCTCCCATCGTTTCCTTTTCTCAATAAATCCAGACAAACCAACGACAAGCCTTATCCCACAGCGTGGCATGCGGATGTCAGGCAGATCTGGAGCTCGGATGAGCCGACAGTTGGCTTCATTGGCTTTATTCGCCCGGGGTTCGGCGCCATACCACCTCTGGCTGAGATGCAGTCCATGCTGTTTACCATGAACCTGATGAATCGAATCCCTAAACCGCTTCATCCCGACGATGAGTGGCATTATCGCATCATACGCCCTCCTGATGCGCGTGTCTTCTATGGCGTCGAGCACGATAGCTACGCATATCAACTAGCAAAGGATATCGATGCAGCACCAACATTCACAGAAGTGCTCAAGCTCGCCCTCCGTACGAAAAATGGCTGGAGACTGCCGTACGTCTGGGCCGCAGGAGCATGTTTCAATACAAAGTTCCGCATGAAGGGTCCGTGGAAGTGggatggagctggcgaggTCATGACTGGCGAATTATGGGAGACTATCCAACGCCGTGACGGTCTATTTG GCAACATTCCCCTCAGCATCATCCCATTGATATATCTCGGCCTCGTCAACCTCTCCTTCTTACTTTATGCGCTCTTTTGGGGATTTTTTGCAAAGCTGCGTCTAGCACGGCCAATAATTATTCGCAATGAACCGAAGCGAATCATGCAGGAGATGGAACGCCTGCAccgcaagaaagaaaatcgTTGA
- a CDS encoding uncharacterized protein (EggNog:ENOG41~TransMembrane:1 (o215-235i)), which produces MAIIKPPTGTLASPLRTSHHISHCARSSASASPLCDRLRRRRYATVNEASEKKWSDAKASSGDTIPEWPKSPRPTPYQVLGVSKSAIYDKRHFYDLVKLYHPDTHDPQGNPSSASASTSPSASSSSSHISQLPHATRLERYHMIVAANELLSNSSKRRMYDAYGLGWSHGDGVTTLRDIDRNWRHQQGTAANNATWEDWEHWRDAQAGKAGEPVFMSHGAFATIVVMFCVVGAIAQTNRAENSSTVYAGWVADQNNNVGRRLQRNEVMVAGLNKDERVNHFLRERENVSYQFVPAKFETADPSRPS; this is translated from the coding sequence atggccatcatcaagCCACCGACCGGCACTCTCGCCTCGCCCCTCCGCACCTCCCATCACATCTCACATTGCGCACgatcctctgcctctgcctcgcctCTATGCGATCGATTGCGGCGACGACGATATGCCACTGTAAACGAAGCCAGCGAAAAGAAGTGGTCCGACGCAAAAGCATCATCTGGCGACACCATCCCCGAATGGCCGAAATCGCCGCGACCCACGCCATACCAGGTCTTGGGCGTCTCCAAAAGCGCAATCTACGATAAGCGACATTTCTATGACCTCGTCAAGCTATACCATCCCGATACACATGACCCCCAAGGCAATCcctcatcagcatcagcatcaacatcgccatcagcgtcgtcgtcctcatcacaCATCAGCCAACTCCCCCACGCCACCCGCCTCGAACGCTACCACATGATCGTCGCCGCCAACGAGCTCCTCAGCAACTCCTCCAAGCGGCGCATGTACGACGCCTACGGCCTCGGTTGGTCCCACGGCGACGGCGTTACGACGCTGCGCGACATTGACAGAAACTGGCGCCACCAGCAGGGCACCGCCGCGAACAACGCCACGTGGGAAGATTGGGAGCACTGGCGGGATGCCCAGGCGGGAAAGGCCGGCGAGCCTGTCTTCATGTCGCATGGAGCGTTTGCCACCATTGTCGTCATGTTTTGCGTCGTCGGGGCCATTGCGCAGACAAACCGCGCCGAAAACAGCAGCACCGTCTACGCTGGATGGGTGGCCGATCAGAACAACAACGTCGGGCGCCGGCTGCAGAGGAACGAAGTCATGGTAGCGGGACTCAACAAGGATGAGAGGGTCAACCACTTCTTGAGAGAGCGGGAAAACGTGAGTTACCAGTTTGTGCCAGCCAAATTCGAGACGGCGGACCCGTCTAGGCCGTCATAA
- a CDS encoding uncharacterized protein (EggNog:ENOG41~TransMembrane:7 (n2-13c19/20o216-240i283-301o313-333i345-363o412-438i472-496o508-529i)), which translates to MAATSSIISSVVISTAITAAPTVSSLPLSVIVEPNIGGTLDFFPFDDLANVGNPNDDVFSFRDLIKSSIAGDQSVVLFGTGCLVDGVEDCTRACNSTENFFGSLETFYDCIALASISHWTHDTESYYITPQTERNASVIMGSGSLANFDYKPTLDSFITCAQASCGSDQLSVPCGPSIKALSIEHSTADEIFEAMNTFCPDIPANIDPDIFGPGVLISYVLQVCFSGSLYLAVQAFTLWARHTEKKREPYTLTRAQSLIWRDTSTMSRTSVAMATTLVEFQEAQCWFVFALQIASILAIVINSQDGTFWGEIIVNGAVAFHVSLNGVLPMFLVQVCLHNEGIRNWHTFLGFCAEYLLAIIASTQKISFSSTFDLFKQQHSIEECGGNPSPRTYCAATHGVSGLSLTFFPHPLFYKVVFLALDSVTFIALVVDQLSWTLRKHRRTKHLRFGRWTPGRWPENRLQRHWKKFAKYFWRVLEILYFFINILYMVSLVTVISAKSFEANKWSYGQIIAITCWGPVIVKLIDLIVSGPPKNGEKLNSGPPRLRIDNIINHRLISEYTDEEPFEPDLKTARVAYSRQETLFSRTETEASHT; encoded by the exons atggcagccaccAGTAGCATAATCTCGTCTGTTGTTATTTCGACCGCAATAACAGCGGCACCTACTGTGTCGTCTCTGCCACTTTCGGTCATTGTCGAGCCCAATATAGGAGGAACTCTTGATTTTTTCCCCTTCGACGACCTAGCCAACGTCGGGAATCCGAATGACGATGTCTTCAGCTTCAGGGATCTCATCAAGTCGAGCATTGCAGGCGACCAGAGCGTTGTGCTCTTCGGCACCGGCTGCCTGGTCGATGGCGTAGAAGATTGCACCCGCGCTTGCAACAGCACTGAAAACTTCTTCGGCTCTCTTGAGACGTTTTACGACTGTATCGCGCTGGCTTCCATTTCCCACTGGACCCATGATACCGAGAGCTACTACATCACCCCCCAGACAGAGCGGAATGCTAGCGTTATTATGGGTTCTGGAAGTCTCGCCAATTTCGATTATAAGCCAACCCTCGACTCCTTCATCACTTGCGCACAAGCATCCTGCGGAAGTGACCAGTTGAGCGTGCCATGTGGCCCCTCCATCAAAGCGCTCTCCATAGAGCACTCTACTGCAGATGAGATATTTGAGGCCATGAACACATTTTGCCCAGATATCCCAGCCAATATTGACCCTGACATCTTTGGGCCCGGA GTGCTGATTTCCTACGTGCTCCAAGTATGCTTCTCGGGATCACTGTATCTGGCTGTTCAAGCATTCACCCTCTGGGCGCGCCACACCGAAAAGAAACGGGAGCCTTACACCCTCACCCGTGCCCAGTCGTTAATCTGGAGAGACACATCTACCATGTCGCGGACCAgtgtggccatggccactACCCTGGTCGAGTTCCAGGAAGCTCAGTGCTGGTTTGTGTTTGCGCTGCAGATCGCCTCCATCCTTGCCATTGTCATCAACTCCCAGGATGGCACATTCTGGGGCGAGATCATCGTCAATGGCGCTGTCGCATTCCATGTCAGTCTAAACGGAGTGCTTCCCATGTTCTTGGTCCAAGTTTGTCTCCATAACGAAGGTATTCGCAACTGGCATACATTCCTTGGCTTTTGTGCAGAATATCTATTGGCGATTATTGCATCTACGCAAAAGATTAGCTTCTCGTCTACCTTTGATCTattcaagcagcagcatagTATCGAAGAATGCGGCGGCAACCCAAGTCCGCGCACGTATTGCGCCGCTACCCATGGAGTTTCCGGACTCAGCTTGACTTTCTTCCCACATCCGCTTTTTTACAAGGTTGTGTTTCTGGCATTGGACAGTGTTACATTTATTGCGCTCGTCGTCGACCAGCTGAGCTGGACGCTACGAAAACATAGACGGACGAAGCATTTGAGATTCGGTCGCTGGACGCCTGGTCGATGGCCGGAGAACCGACTTCAGCGCCACTGGAAAAAATTTGCAAAGTACTTTTGGAGAGTTTTGgaaatattatatttcttcATCAATATCCTATACATGGTTTCGCTGGTTACTGTCATCAGTGCCAAAAGCTTTGAGGCAAACAAATGGTCGTATGGACAGATTATTGCCATTACTTGTTGGGGTCCTGTCATTGTCAAGCTGATAGACCTCATCGTAT CCGGACCACCAAAGAATGGCGAAAAGCTCAATTCCGGGCCGCCACGCTTGCGCATCGACAATATCATTAACCATAGACTGATATCAGAATACACCGATGAAGAGCCGTTTGAGCCTGACTTGAAGACAGCTCGCGTGGCTTACTCTCGTCAAGAGACATTATTTTCGAGGACAGAGACAGAAGCGTCCCATACGTAA